A section of the Aricia agestis chromosome 4, ilAriAges1.1, whole genome shotgun sequence genome encodes:
- the LOC121726573 gene encoding uncharacterized protein LOC121726573 isoform X2 yields the protein MSTPWNRRFKLLKSGRFSALFAELVAAVRRRGRGDSDEEEDLGLPQSPPASPPTDKADKRHHAGISQSSFSDGSLLSVGSSEMDEDSSSGIHHSHDHSTRSDQSDTYNTSEPPTGVAPLSHSAAKHKMAVRPRRTHGAPRRNKANSLAASALPITPELNEEIIRSTTPDVTIKTTEVVTESFSTSTTTKHHMIVKEQHQLINKELQKVLETPNDTKLKSSSLPPGLALNHLGQSQAKLSIAESNTPRSSIKRSKSSTQDQIRECSPKPNDRQSLQPEQQTVKYRHDKKYAEETCLEKKSKSEKKIENEVIRSSKKEESFFSRLLLRKSGKKSKKEQPDGECQQEFKKTKMEKSSTQYKCIDAEKGLHYEEVGQNYKPVAAERTYKSAGQKVFANQMHKRIDNKGAYVHDGAYKDVYSAAIVSGMECKITDLKAADETDKLLNSDSKSRISRCEEYSHERIEKIERRRSSSKEAIDDIKKESFSLHHDKSKRPASVQRLIDPYATKAFIANELACRVKEECLSPALEKEEDEPHRHGIQINNSKRDFVFHSGSMPKNIPYFNPSLSVSTSPKKHITHSSENVKYMSRSSEYNDFREREITYKKELPQIVPKKEDSYIAACMRTLGEDHVEHRNSIGKSHSFRYASESPSISSQDSQMPSLPTIVGISEPLLESWEVNYRRNLSERQDYAKRISARNYNIHASPEVNYDSLPSTESSYLDSLKTDLNDETKAFTNSIQVTMDIHKRDSDISQIEAKIDDIISSPKPFIAPILKSNSLDSIKGSPEKTVDDRRKTISVESALSQSSKSTYVKEKSEESFVSVTHVNKENSSTLKAIDSSKSNKSDEKIQKIGSFKPGVPEFLNVQLNKVDVKPATHVVLTANVIPKKIDSPPAEKDQNIESFLISENKIVNSAVKSVKSYENISTTVSEDKNSNVVMRTSPTTPRSPVTPKHFMKKKSISIESQDRVEKPRTCSVSTIGSNDIIDDNISLDRKSHSSFGSKSSIQSTDSNEHKIPDRHDETVIFRKKTVINRESKSDKSNDDEPELMKVFARRSLKLKDSEVDNLAQEIADASAKKEVDNNASKTKILKNEFNASIKSRDSDKENEDSKEETVENKFVDIATRVSQFGVPHYQRSVSIQSVTTKRDSAPVFRNEVNKYKKEVSDSTPEKRLRNRTFPDPSNDREDIKNIAKSEAMAYKADTLTKRPWQTKDDFRQSVEKEKRDSTVIEKDGESEKSESGKERSVEEADASPQFKGILQMRAEWERRAKQGMTK from the exons cgGCACCATGCTGGCATATCGCAGTCTTCCTTCAGCGATGGCTCCCTCCTCAGCGTGGGCTCGTCGGAAATGGACGAGGACAGCAGCAGCGGGATACACCACTCCCACGACCACTCCACCAGGAGTGACCAGTCAGATACATACA ATACATCCGAGCCACCAACGGGCGTGGCGCCACTGTCGCACTCTGCCGCCAAACACAAGATGGCGGTGAGGCCGCGACGCACGCACGGGGCACCCCGCAGGAACAAAGCAAACTCT ttaGCCGCATCTGCCTTGCCCATAACGCCCGAACTCAACGAAGAAATCATACGAAGCACCACTCCAGATGTCACAATTAAGACTACAGAAGTCGTTACTG AATCGTTCTCTACATCGACAACTACGAAGCACCACATGATCGTCAAAGAACAACACCAGctaataaataaagaattacAGAAAGTACTCGAAACTCCAAATGACACCAAACTTAAATCATCTTCTCTTCCTCCAGGATTGGCTCTTAACCATCTTGGACAGTCGCAGGCAAAACTAAGTATTGCTGAATCAAATACGCCACGCTCTTCAATAAAAAGAAGTAAGTCCAGTACACAAGATCAAATAAGAGAGTGTTCACCGAAACCTAATGATCGTCAAAGCTTACAACCCGAACAGCAAACTGTAAAATATCGACATGACAAAAAATATGCTGAAGAAACTTGCCTTGAAAAGAAATCAAAATCTGAAAAGAAAATTGAAAACGAAGTCATAAGGTCTTCGAAGAAAGAGGAATCGTTTTTCAGTAGACTTTTGTTGAGAAAAAGTGGCAAAAAATCTAAGAAAGAACAACCAGACGGAGAGTGCCAACAAGAGTTTAAGAAAACTAAAATGGAAAAATCTTCAACTCAATATAAATGTATCGACGCAGAGAAAGGTTTGCACTACGAAGAAGTAGGACAAAATTACAAGCCTGTTGCTGCCGAACGCACTTATAAGTCTGCTGGTCAGAAAGTTTTCGCTAACCAAATGCATAAGAGAATTGATAACAAAGGAGCATATGTACATGATGGGGCATATAAGGACGTATATAGCGCAGCAATTGTTTCTGGAATGGAATGTAAAATAACGGATCTCAAAGCTGCTGATGAGACAGATAAATTACTAAATTCTGACTCGAAAAGCAGAATCAGCCGCTGTGAAGAATACAGTCATGAGCGAATAGAGAAGATAGAAAGAAGACGGTCATCTTCCAAAGAAGCAATTGACGACATTAAAAAGGAATCATTTAGTCTTCACCATGATAAATCTAAGAGGCCAGCGTCAGTTCAGAGACTTATAGATCCTTACGCTACTAAAGCATTTATAGCAAACGAATTAGCTTGTAGAGTAAAAGAAGAATGTCTATCACCAGCGCTTGAAAAAGAGGAAGATGAACCACATAGACACGGCatacaaattaataatagtaagcGCGATTTTGTTTTCCATAGTGGTAGCATGCCTAAAAATATTCCTTACTTTAATCCAAGTCTTTCGGTATCAACATCCCCTAAAAAGCATATAACGCACAGTTCAGAAAACGTAAAATATATGAGTCGGTCTTCAGAGTACAATGATTTCCGAGAAAGAGAAATAACTTATAAGAAAGAACTACCACAAATTGTACCTAAAAAGGAAGACTCCTACATAGCTGCATGTATGCGCACACTGGGTGAAGATCACGTGGAGCATAGGAACAGCATTGGCAAGTCTCACAGTTTTCGCTATGCCTCTGAATCGCCTTCCATAAGTTCCCAAGACAGTCAAATGCCCAGTCTACCAACCATAGTCGGTATTTCAGAACCTCTTCTAGAAAGTTGGGAAGTGAACTATAGGAGGAACTTAAGTGAAAGGCAAGATTATGCAAAAAGAATTAGCGCGAGAAACTATAATATTCATGCCAGTCCTGAAGTGAACTATGATAGCTTACCAAGTACTGAGAGCAGTTATCTCGACAGTCTCAAAACAGATCTAAATGACGAGACAAAAGCTTTCACAAACAGTATCCAAGTAACGATGGATATTCATAAACGTGATAGTGATATTTCGCAGATTGAGGCGAAAATTGATGATATTATTAGCTCTCCTAAGCCGTTCATTGCTCCAATACTTAAGTCTAACTCTCTGGATAGCATTAAAGGGAGTCCCGAAAAGACAGTTGACGACAGGCGAAAGACTATTTCTGTTGAAAGCGCTTTAAGTCAAAGCAGTAAAAGCACATACGTCAAGGAAAAATCTGAAGAAAGTTTCGTTTCTGTGACTCATGTGAATAAGGAAAATTCTTCAACGTTAAAGGCAATTGACAGCTCTAAATCTAACAAAAGTgatgaaaaaatacaaaaaattggaAGTTTTAAACCAGGTGTGCCGGAATTTCTAAACGTTCAGTTAAATAAAGTAGATGTGAAACCAGCAACACATGTAGTACTTACAGCTAATGTAATACCAAAGAAAATTGATAGTCCACCAGCTGAAAAAGATCAAAACATCGAATCTTTTTTAATCTCGGAAAATAAAATCGTTAATTCTGCAGTCAAATCTGTTAAAAGTTACGAAAACATAAGTACTACAGTTTCCGAGGACAAGAATTCGAATGTCGTTATGAGAACTAGTCCTACGACCCCTAGAAGTCCCGTTACACCTAAGCATTTCATGAAGAAGAAGTCAATAAGTATTGAATCACAAGATCGAGTAGAAAAACCTAGAACTTGCTCTGTCAGTACGATAGGAAGTAATGATATAATAGATGACAATATATCGCTTGATAGAAAATCGCACTCCAGTTTTGGAAGCAAGAGTTCGATTCAAAGTACTGACAGCAATGAACATAAAATACCAGACCGCCACGATGAAACAGtcatatttcgaaaaaaaaccGTGATAAATAGAGAATCAAAAAGTGACAAAAGTAATGACGATGAACCTGAACTTATGAAAGTTTTTGCTCGAAGATCTCTCAAACTTAAAGATAGTGAAGTTGATAATTTAGCTCAAGAAATCGCAGATGCCAGTGCAAAAAAAGAAGTTGATAATAATGCTTCCAAAACAAAAATACTCAAAAATGAATTTAACGCCTCCATTAAATCGAGAGATAGTGATAAGGAAAACGAAGATAGTAAAGAGGAAACAGTTGAAAACAAATTTGTCGATATCGCTACACGAGTCAGTCAGTTTGGAGTGCCGCATTATCAAAGGAGTGTTAGCATACAAAGTGTTACTACAAAACGGGACAGCGCTCCTGTTTTTAGAAACGAAGTTAACAAATACAAGAAAGAAGTTTCTGATTCCACACCAGAGAAACGATTGAGAAACAGAACGTTCCCTGATCCTTCGAACGATCGCGAAGATATAAAGAACATCGCAAAGAGCGAAGCGATGGCTTATAAAGCTGATACTCTTACTAAGCGGCCATGGCAAACGAAAGACGATTTCAGACAATCGGTAGAGAAAGAGAAACGCGACAGTACTGTGATAGAAAAAGATGGCGAGAGTGAGAAAAGTGAAAGTGGAAAAGAAAGGTCAGTCGAAGAGGCGGATGCATCACCACAGTTTAAAGGAATTTTACAAATGAGAGCCGAATGGGAGCGACGGGCGAAACAAGGGATGACCAAATGA
- the LOC121726573 gene encoding uncharacterized protein LOC121726573 isoform X3 produces the protein MMLYVTNTTGDVGVRRPPRRRIISAKIKRHHAGISQSSFSDGSLLSVGSSEMDEDSSSGIHHSHDHSTRSDQSDTYNTSEPPTGVAPLSHSAAKHKMAVRPRRTHGAPRRNKANSLAASALPITPELNEEIIRSTTPDVTIKTTEVVTESFSTSTTTKHHMIVKEQHQLINKELQKVLETPNDTKLKSSSLPPGLALNHLGQSQAKLSIAESNTPRSSIKRSKSSTQDQIRECSPKPNDRQSLQPEQQTVKYRHDKKYAEETCLEKKSKSEKKIENEVIRSSKKEESFFSRLLLRKSGKKSKKEQPDGECQQEFKKTKMEKSSTQYKCIDAEKGLHYEEVGQNYKPVAAERTYKSAGQKVFANQMHKRIDNKGAYVHDGAYKDVYSAAIVSGMECKITDLKAADETDKLLNSDSKSRISRCEEYSHERIEKIERRRSSSKEAIDDIKKESFSLHHDKSKRPASVQRLIDPYATKAFIANELACRVKEECLSPALEKEEDEPHRHGIQINNSKRDFVFHSGSMPKNIPYFNPSLSVSTSPKKHITHSSENVKYMSRSSEYNDFREREITYKKELPQIVPKKEDSYIAACMRTLGEDHVEHRNSIGKSHSFRYASESPSISSQDSQMPSLPTIVGISEPLLESWEVNYRRNLSERQDYAKRISARNYNIHASPEVNYDSLPSTESSYLDSLKTDLNDETKAFTNSIQVTMDIHKRDSDISQIEAKIDDIISSPKPFIAPILKSNSLDSIKGSPEKTVDDRRKTISVESALSQSSKSTYVKEKSEESFVSVTHVNKENSSTLKAIDSSKSNKSDEKIQKIGSFKPGVPEFLNVQLNKVDVKPATHVVLTANVIPKKIDSPPAEKDQNIESFLISENKIVNSAVKSVKSYENISTTVSEDKNSNVVMRTSPTTPRSPVTPKHFMKKKSISIESQDRVEKPRTCSVSTIGSNDIIDDNISLDRKSHSSFGSKSSIQSTDSNEHKIPDRHDETVIFRKKTVINRESKSDKSNDDEPELMKVFARRSLKLKDSEVDNLAQEIADASAKKEVDNNASKTKILKNEFNASIKSRDSDKENEDSKEETVENKFVDIATRVSQFGVPHYQRSVSIQSVTTKRDSAPVFRNEVNKYKKEVSDSTPEKRLRNRTFPDPSNDREDIKNIAKSEAMAYKADTLTKRPWQTKDDFRQSVEKEKRDSTVIEKDGESEKSESGKERSVEEADASPQFKGILQMRAEWERRAKQGMTK, from the exons ATGATGTTATACGTGACGAACACGACCGGGGACGTGGGGGTGCGCAGACCGCCGAGACGACGGATCATTAGTGCTAAGATTAAG cgGCACCATGCTGGCATATCGCAGTCTTCCTTCAGCGATGGCTCCCTCCTCAGCGTGGGCTCGTCGGAAATGGACGAGGACAGCAGCAGCGGGATACACCACTCCCACGACCACTCCACCAGGAGTGACCAGTCAGATACATACA ATACATCCGAGCCACCAACGGGCGTGGCGCCACTGTCGCACTCTGCCGCCAAACACAAGATGGCGGTGAGGCCGCGACGCACGCACGGGGCACCCCGCAGGAACAAAGCAAACTCT ttaGCCGCATCTGCCTTGCCCATAACGCCCGAACTCAACGAAGAAATCATACGAAGCACCACTCCAGATGTCACAATTAAGACTACAGAAGTCGTTACTG AATCGTTCTCTACATCGACAACTACGAAGCACCACATGATCGTCAAAGAACAACACCAGctaataaataaagaattacAGAAAGTACTCGAAACTCCAAATGACACCAAACTTAAATCATCTTCTCTTCCTCCAGGATTGGCTCTTAACCATCTTGGACAGTCGCAGGCAAAACTAAGTATTGCTGAATCAAATACGCCACGCTCTTCAATAAAAAGAAGTAAGTCCAGTACACAAGATCAAATAAGAGAGTGTTCACCGAAACCTAATGATCGTCAAAGCTTACAACCCGAACAGCAAACTGTAAAATATCGACATGACAAAAAATATGCTGAAGAAACTTGCCTTGAAAAGAAATCAAAATCTGAAAAGAAAATTGAAAACGAAGTCATAAGGTCTTCGAAGAAAGAGGAATCGTTTTTCAGTAGACTTTTGTTGAGAAAAAGTGGCAAAAAATCTAAGAAAGAACAACCAGACGGAGAGTGCCAACAAGAGTTTAAGAAAACTAAAATGGAAAAATCTTCAACTCAATATAAATGTATCGACGCAGAGAAAGGTTTGCACTACGAAGAAGTAGGACAAAATTACAAGCCTGTTGCTGCCGAACGCACTTATAAGTCTGCTGGTCAGAAAGTTTTCGCTAACCAAATGCATAAGAGAATTGATAACAAAGGAGCATATGTACATGATGGGGCATATAAGGACGTATATAGCGCAGCAATTGTTTCTGGAATGGAATGTAAAATAACGGATCTCAAAGCTGCTGATGAGACAGATAAATTACTAAATTCTGACTCGAAAAGCAGAATCAGCCGCTGTGAAGAATACAGTCATGAGCGAATAGAGAAGATAGAAAGAAGACGGTCATCTTCCAAAGAAGCAATTGACGACATTAAAAAGGAATCATTTAGTCTTCACCATGATAAATCTAAGAGGCCAGCGTCAGTTCAGAGACTTATAGATCCTTACGCTACTAAAGCATTTATAGCAAACGAATTAGCTTGTAGAGTAAAAGAAGAATGTCTATCACCAGCGCTTGAAAAAGAGGAAGATGAACCACATAGACACGGCatacaaattaataatagtaagcGCGATTTTGTTTTCCATAGTGGTAGCATGCCTAAAAATATTCCTTACTTTAATCCAAGTCTTTCGGTATCAACATCCCCTAAAAAGCATATAACGCACAGTTCAGAAAACGTAAAATATATGAGTCGGTCTTCAGAGTACAATGATTTCCGAGAAAGAGAAATAACTTATAAGAAAGAACTACCACAAATTGTACCTAAAAAGGAAGACTCCTACATAGCTGCATGTATGCGCACACTGGGTGAAGATCACGTGGAGCATAGGAACAGCATTGGCAAGTCTCACAGTTTTCGCTATGCCTCTGAATCGCCTTCCATAAGTTCCCAAGACAGTCAAATGCCCAGTCTACCAACCATAGTCGGTATTTCAGAACCTCTTCTAGAAAGTTGGGAAGTGAACTATAGGAGGAACTTAAGTGAAAGGCAAGATTATGCAAAAAGAATTAGCGCGAGAAACTATAATATTCATGCCAGTCCTGAAGTGAACTATGATAGCTTACCAAGTACTGAGAGCAGTTATCTCGACAGTCTCAAAACAGATCTAAATGACGAGACAAAAGCTTTCACAAACAGTATCCAAGTAACGATGGATATTCATAAACGTGATAGTGATATTTCGCAGATTGAGGCGAAAATTGATGATATTATTAGCTCTCCTAAGCCGTTCATTGCTCCAATACTTAAGTCTAACTCTCTGGATAGCATTAAAGGGAGTCCCGAAAAGACAGTTGACGACAGGCGAAAGACTATTTCTGTTGAAAGCGCTTTAAGTCAAAGCAGTAAAAGCACATACGTCAAGGAAAAATCTGAAGAAAGTTTCGTTTCTGTGACTCATGTGAATAAGGAAAATTCTTCAACGTTAAAGGCAATTGACAGCTCTAAATCTAACAAAAGTgatgaaaaaatacaaaaaattggaAGTTTTAAACCAGGTGTGCCGGAATTTCTAAACGTTCAGTTAAATAAAGTAGATGTGAAACCAGCAACACATGTAGTACTTACAGCTAATGTAATACCAAAGAAAATTGATAGTCCACCAGCTGAAAAAGATCAAAACATCGAATCTTTTTTAATCTCGGAAAATAAAATCGTTAATTCTGCAGTCAAATCTGTTAAAAGTTACGAAAACATAAGTACTACAGTTTCCGAGGACAAGAATTCGAATGTCGTTATGAGAACTAGTCCTACGACCCCTAGAAGTCCCGTTACACCTAAGCATTTCATGAAGAAGAAGTCAATAAGTATTGAATCACAAGATCGAGTAGAAAAACCTAGAACTTGCTCTGTCAGTACGATAGGAAGTAATGATATAATAGATGACAATATATCGCTTGATAGAAAATCGCACTCCAGTTTTGGAAGCAAGAGTTCGATTCAAAGTACTGACAGCAATGAACATAAAATACCAGACCGCCACGATGAAACAGtcatatttcgaaaaaaaaccGTGATAAATAGAGAATCAAAAAGTGACAAAAGTAATGACGATGAACCTGAACTTATGAAAGTTTTTGCTCGAAGATCTCTCAAACTTAAAGATAGTGAAGTTGATAATTTAGCTCAAGAAATCGCAGATGCCAGTGCAAAAAAAGAAGTTGATAATAATGCTTCCAAAACAAAAATACTCAAAAATGAATTTAACGCCTCCATTAAATCGAGAGATAGTGATAAGGAAAACGAAGATAGTAAAGAGGAAACAGTTGAAAACAAATTTGTCGATATCGCTACACGAGTCAGTCAGTTTGGAGTGCCGCATTATCAAAGGAGTGTTAGCATACAAAGTGTTACTACAAAACGGGACAGCGCTCCTGTTTTTAGAAACGAAGTTAACAAATACAAGAAAGAAGTTTCTGATTCCACACCAGAGAAACGATTGAGAAACAGAACGTTCCCTGATCCTTCGAACGATCGCGAAGATATAAAGAACATCGCAAAGAGCGAAGCGATGGCTTATAAAGCTGATACTCTTACTAAGCGGCCATGGCAAACGAAAGACGATTTCAGACAATCGGTAGAGAAAGAGAAACGCGACAGTACTGTGATAGAAAAAGATGGCGAGAGTGAGAAAAGTGAAAGTGGAAAAGAAAGGTCAGTCGAAGAGGCGGATGCATCACCACAGTTTAAAGGAATTTTACAAATGAGAGCCGAATGGGAGCGACGGGCGAAACAAGGGATGACCAAATGA